A window of Oncorhynchus keta strain PuntledgeMale-10-30-2019 chromosome 27, Oket_V2, whole genome shotgun sequence contains these coding sequences:
- the LOC118359922 gene encoding leiomodin-1-like: MNLRLVFQYNYYYQRTFGDRTYQLRTGLRNRTFSWEIMWKVQNQCPVESEDDSDIDKLLAALTSAEVEELQRELTVIDPDPTVPVGLRQRNQTDKQPSIKYNRGAMLDYSERETKTLIQRELSFEEPTTDRVKWERLKKIGKSCASFFYFKSDDPDDQDVIDLNFSAVETTKEDVSKDKEEKPESKNLKGEGGSREENEERAHSRLGGDKDKDSEKKEDKIVENSSEVQVKVKDKKDKCSNKTIHLISKLQTKKRI; this comes from the exons ATGAACCTGAGGTTAGTGTTCCAATACAACTATTATTATCAAAGGACTTTTGGAGACCGGACGTACCAATTACGCACCGGTTTGCGTAACAGGACATTTTCGTGGGAAATAATGTGGAAAGTGCAGAATCAATGCCCCGTGGAGAGCGAGGATGATTCCGATATTGACAAACTGTTAGCAGCTCTGACATCCGCCGAGGTGGAAGAGCTGCAGCGCGAACTGACCGTTATTGACCCGGATCCAACTGTGCCAGTCGGGCTCCGGCAGAGGAACCAGACAGACAAGCAGCCGTCAATTAAATACAATAGGGGGGCGATGCTTGACTACTCTGAGCGCGAAACCAAGACACTCATTCAAAGGGAGCTGTCCTTTGAG GAGCCAACAACTGACAGAGTGAAATGGGAACGCCTGAAGAAGATTGGGAAGAGCTGTGCTAGTTTCTTCTACTTCAAGTCAGATGACCCGGATGACCAGGATGTCATAGACCTAAACTTCTCTGCTGTGGAGACCACTAAGGAGGACGTATCCAAGGACAAAGAGGAAAAACCAGAGAGCAAGAACTtgaagggtgagggagggagtagagaggaaaATGAGGAAAGAGCACATAGTAGGTTAGGAGGAGATAAGGACAAAGACAGTGAAAAAAAGGAAGATAAGATTGTTGAAAATAGCAGTGAAGTACAGGTTAAAGTAAAGGACAAAAAGGACAAGTGTAGTAACAAAACCATTCACCTTATCTCAAAATTGCAAACAAAAAAGAGGATATGA
- the LOC118359923 gene encoding lysine-specific demethylase 5B-B-like isoform X2, which translates to MTQPRPDEFKPPQECPVFEPSWEEFADPFAYINKIRPIAEKTGICKVRPPPDWQPPFACDVDRLHFTPRIQRLNELEAQTRVKLNFLDQIAKFWELQGCSLKIPHVERKILDLYQLNKNVADEGGFDIVCRDRRWTAIALKMGFAPGKAVGSHLRSHYERLLYPYNLFQSGANLLAPELASKLMRLVSAPELDTFVQEPTLPVDTSDKECKPPDLTERQHFVEPTKSCCNSAHRAKRMRAESGCVKTEPGTEPCENNRPNLRRRMGSFVAKPEPDIPILVKQEPIEPVSEADKNKSRYKKKPSLDAPPPAVSVVDLYMCLVCGSGSDEDRLLLCDGCDASYHTFCLIPPLHDIPKGDWRCPKCLAQECSKPQEAFGFEQAYRDYSLRAFGEMADSFKSDYFNMPVHMVPTELVEKEFWRLVSTIEEDVTVEYGADIASKEFGSGFPIKNGRFKVSEKDEKYLKCGWNLNNMAMMDPSVLTHVTADICGMTLPWLYVGMCFSSFCWHIEDHWSYSINYLHWGEPKTWYGAPGFAAEQLEAVMKKLAPELFQIQPDLLHQLVTIMNPNTLMSYGVPIYRTNQCAGEFVITFPRAYHSGFNQGFNFAEAVNFCTVDWMALGRQCVDHYRLLHRYCVFSHDEMICQMASKANSLDVVLASAVQKDMKDMVREEQDLRDKVRKMGVLRCEQAEYDLLQDDERQCAKCRTTCFLSAITCPCSPGQLVCLHHIQDLCSCPLTNYTLNYRFTLDDLYPMMNVVKQRAETYDEWASRVTETLEAKLDKKKSLSVFRSLINESESKMFPDNDLLRQLRLVTQDAEKCFSVAQQLLNGKRQTRYRCGGGKTQSQLTVQELRSFVRQLYNIPCSLPQAPKLKDLLNCIEDFQQRSEKVLMDEATSTAVIQSLLDVSFDFDVELPELPILRERLEQARWLEGVQQTSAQPSTLTLETMRRLIDQGVGLTPHPSVEKGMAHLQELLTVSEHWEEKTSILLKARPPPSIEVLSEAAEKVVGIPAYLPNCLMLKDSISRAREWLQEAEAFQDGESIPLFDKLSDMVLRGQAIPVQLDPLKHLEFLVTELQAWKESAAKTFLMKNSHFTLLEVLCPRFEVGAGSPKRKSKKAKDCSKKKMVKLDCLSDVEKALLETEDTTSALATLGEVRLREMWALSSLRAANESKLLPTADCMDLKVCVCQNPPMGAMLQCELCRDAFHSVCVRAPSDSRSTQAWLCPDCQRSEKPSLDKVLPLLASLQRIQVRLPEGDALHYLVERTVSWQQRARQVSASCGLPDLEESFRTSPSPVGKPPCLTPEWNRTSHDQMVFYTEQRCIPLQGLSVELEELMVEGLLLQVSLPEITQLYHVLLNGLGTHHTHGRTSQQEDDPSDCDKRKQCNSQGRSSPQKEDGLKKEVVNGAEKKAKRRLEREALETERRDKAKKLQNKRQKMNKEKNLERRAASTSSSPRSDFSQSDDSEEEMAMCPAEGCQQPEGDEVDWVQCDGSCNQWFHQVCVGVTAELAEKEDYVCVGCTIIDGR; encoded by the exons ATGACCCAGCCTCGGCCGGACGAGTTCAAGCCGCCTCAGGAGTGCCCAGTCTTCGAACCAAGCTGGGAGGAATTTGCCGATCCTTTTGCTTATATAAATAAGATCCGTCCAATTGCGGAAAAAACGGGTATTTGTAAGGTCCGCCCGCCTCCG GACTGGCAGCCTCCATTTGCATGTGATGTTGACAGACTGCACTTCACTCCTCGGATACAGAGGCTAAATGAACTGGAG GCACAGACCAGAGTTAAGCTTAACTTCTTGGACCAGATTGCAAAGTTCTGGGAGTTGCAGGGGTGTTCTCTGAAGATTCCTCATGTGGAAAGGAAGATATTGGACCTGTATCAACTCAACAAG AATGTTGCAGATGAGGGCGGATTTGATATTGTGTGTCGCGATAGACGTTGGACGGCGATTGCGCTTAAGATGGGCTTTGCTCCTGGCAAGGCTGTTGGCTCTCACTTACGGTCACACTATGAGAGACTTCTCTACCCCTACAACCTCTTCCAGAGCGGAGCCAACCTCCTG GCACCAGAGCTTGCGTCCAAGCTGATGCGCTTAGTGTCTGCTCCTGAACTTGACACG TTTGTCCAGGAGCCAACCCTGCCAGTTGACACGAGTGACAAGGAGTGTAAACCCCCTGACCTGACCGAGAGGCAGCACTTTGTTGAGCCAACCAAGTCCTGCTGCAACAGCGCCCACAGAGCAAAGCGAATGAGAGCTGAG TCGGGTTGTGTGAAGACAGAACCAGGAACTGAACCCTGTGAAAACAACAGACCAAATCTGAGGAGGAGGATGGGCTCTTTTGTTGCCAAGCCCGAGCCAG ACATTCCCATTCTAGTGAAACAAGAACCCATCGAGCCGGTGAGCGAGGCAGACAAAAACAAGTCTCGATATAAGAAAAAACCCAGTCTTGATGCCCCACCTCCTGCAGTGAGTGTA GTGGACCTGTATATGTGTCTGGTGTGTGGCAGCGGGAGTGACGAGGATCGTCTTCTGTTGTGTGATGGCTGTGACGCCAGTTACCACACCTTCTGTCTCATACCCCCTCTGCACGACATCCCCAAAGGAGACTGGAGGTGCCCCAAGTGCCTGGCTCAA GAGTGCAGCAAACCTCAGGAGGCATTTGGCTTTGAGCAGGCATACAGGGACTACTCTTTGCGGGCTTTTGGAGAAATGGCAGACTCCTTCAAATCTGATTACTTCAACATGCCCGTTCAT aTGGTTCCCACAGAGTTGGTGGAAAAAGAGTTCTGGCGCTTGGTGAGCACCATCGAAGAGGACGTCACAGTGGAGTACGGAGCAGATATAGCCTCCAAGGAGTTTGGGAGCGGATTCCCCATCAAGAATGGAAGATTTAAGGTTTCAGAAAAGGATGAG AAGTACCTGAAGTGTGGCTGGAACCTGAACAACATGGCGATGATGGACCCGTCAGTGTTGACTCATGTCACAGCAGACATCTGTGGGATGACTCTACCTTGGCTCTATGTAGGCATGTGCTTCTCCTCCTTCTGCTGGCACATCGAGGACCACTGGAGCTACTCCATCAACTACCTGCACTG GGGGGAGCCAAAGACATGGTATGGAGCACCTGGCTTTGCTGCGGAACAGCTGGAGGCTGTGATGAAGAAACTAGCTCCAGAGCTGTTTCAGATTCAGCCAGATCTCCTCCACCAGCTGGTCACCATCATGAACCCTAACACCCTCATGTCCTACGGGGTTCCG ATTTACAGAACCAATCAGTGTGCTGGTGAGTTTGTCATCACTTTCCCCAGAGCCTATCACAGTGGTTTTAACCAAGGTTTTAACTTCGCTGAGGCTGTCAACTTCTGTACTGTGGACTGG ATGGCATTAGGCCGCCAATGCGTTGACCACTACAGACTGCTGCATCGGTACTGTGTTTTCTCCCACGACGAGATGATCTGCCAGATGGCCTCCAAGGCCAACAGTCTGGACGTGGTCCTGGCGTCGGCTGTCCAGAAGGATATGAAGGATATGGTCAGAGAGGAACAGGACCTACGAGATAAAGTCCGCAAGATG GGGGTGTTGCGTTGTGAGCAGGCGGAGTACGATCTCCTGCAGGATGATGAGCGGCAGTGTGCCAAATGTAGGACCACCTGTTTCCTGTCTGCCATCACCTGCCCCTGCAGCcccggccagctggtctgtctCCACCACATCCAGGACCTCTGCTCCTGCCCCCTCACCAACTACACACTGAA TTATAGATTTACACTGGATGATCTGTACCCCATGATGAACGTGGTAAAGCAGCGAGCTGAGACCTACGACGAGTGGGCATCCCGCGTGACGGAGACTCTGGAGGCTAAGTTGGACAAGAAAAAAA GCTTGTCAGTCTTCCGCTCCCTCATTAACGAATCAGAGTCCAAGATGTTCCCTGACAATGACCTCTTGCGTCAGCTCCGTTTAGTCACACAGGATGCAGAGAAGTGCTTCTCAGTGGCCCAGCAGCTACTCAACGGCAAAAGGCAGACTAG GTATCGGTGTGGTGGGGGGAAGACCCAGAGCCAGCTGACCGTGCAGGAGCTGAGGTCATTTGTCAGGCAGCTTTACAACATCCCTTGCAGCCTTCCTCAAGCCCCCAAATTAAAG GATCTCTTGAATTGCATCGAAGACTTCCAGCAGCGCAGTGAGAAAGTTCTGATGGATGAGGCCACCAGCACAGCGGTGATCCAGAGTCTTCTAGATGTTAGCTTTGACTTTGATGTGGAGCTGCCTGAACTTCCAATACTACGGGAGAGGCTGGAGCAAGCCCGTTGGCTGGAGGGTGTGCAGCAGACCAGCGCCCAGCCCTCCACCCTCACCCTGGAGACCATGCGGAGGCTGATAGACCAGGGCGTGGGCCTGACCCCTCACCCCTCCGTGGAGAAGGGCATGGCTCATCTGCAGGAGCTACTCACGGTGTCTGAACATTGGGAGGAAAAGACCAGCATCCTCCTCAAGGCCAG GCCCCCCCCATCTATAGAAGTCCTCTCTGAAGCAGCTGAGAAGGTGGTGGGTATACCTGCTTACCTCCCCAATTGTCTGATGCTGAAGGACTCCATCAGTAGGGCCAGGGAATGGCTTCAGGAAGCAGAGGCATTTCAG GATGGAGAGTCCATTCCATTGTTTGACAAGCTCTCTGATATGGTTCTACGAGGACAAGCCATCCCAGTCCAGCTGGACCCTCTAAAGCATCTGGAGTTTCTGGTAACAGAGCTGCAGGCCTGGAAAGAGTCTGCAGCTAAAACCTTCCTCATGAAAAACTCTCACTTCACTCTGCTTGAG GTTCTGTGTCCAAGATTTGAGGTTGGAGCAGGGTCCCCGAAAAGGAAGTCGAAAAAAGCTAAAGACTGCAGTAAGAAGAAGATGGTGAAGCTAGACTGTCTCAGTGATGTGGAAAAAGCCCTCTTAGAGACTGAGGACACTACCTCAGCT CTGGCAACTCTCGGGGAAGTGCGGTTACGGGAGATGTgggccctctcctccctccgggCAGCTAACGAGTCCAAGCTCCTCCCCACGGCAGACTGCATGGacctgaaggtgtgtgtgtgtcagaatccCCCCATGGGAGCCATGTTACAGTGTGAGCTCTGCCGGGACGCCTTCCACAGCGTGTGTGTGAGGGCTCCCTCAGACTCCCGTTCAACCCAGGCCTGGCTGTGTCCAGACTGCCAACGCTCGGAGAAGCCCTCCCTGGACAAGGTCCTGCCCTTGCTGGCGTCACTGCAGCGTATCCAGGTGCGTCTACCGGAAGGCGATGCGCTTCACTATTTGGTTGAGAGAACAGTCAGCTGGCAACAGCGAGCGCGACAGGTCTCTGCCTCCTGTGGCCTTCCAGACCTGGAGGAGAGCTTTAGAACTTCACCATCTCCGGTTGGAAAG cCACCATGTTTGACTCCAGAGTGGAACAGGACAAGTCATGATCAGATGGTCTTCTACACCGAGCAACGATGCATTCCTCTGCAGG GTCTGAGTGTGGAGCTGGAGGAGCTGATGGTGGAAGGGCTCCTGCTGCAGGTGTCTCTGCCAGAGATCACACAGCTCTACCACGTGTTACTGAACGGGCTGGGAACGCATCACACCCACGGACGCACGTCACAGCAAGAGGACGACCCCTCGGACTGTGACAAACGCAAGCAGTGCAACTCTCAGGGAAGAAGCTCTCCAcaaaaagag GATGGCCTGAAAAAGGAAGTAGTTAACGGAGCAGAGAAGAAGGCCAAGCGACGCCTGGAGAGGGAGGCTCTGGAGACAGAGCGCAGGGACAAGGCCAAGAAGCTCCAAAACAAGAGACAGAAAATGAACAAGGAGAAGAACCTGGAACGTAGGGCAGCCTCGACCTCCTCATCTCCTCGTTCCGACTTCTCCCAGTCAGACGACTCTGAAGAGGAGATGGCCATGTGTCCAGCAGAGGGATGCCAGCAGCCAGAAGGAGATGAG GTGGACTGGGTCCAGTGTGACGGCAGCTGTAACCAGTGGTTCCACCAGGTCTGTGTGGGTGTGACAGCCGAGTTGGCTGAGAAAGAGGACTATGTGTGTGTCGGCTGTACAATAATCGATGGCCGCTGA
- the LOC118359923 gene encoding lysine-specific demethylase 5B-B-like isoform X1, with the protein MTQPRPDEFKPPQECPVFEPSWEEFADPFAYINKIRPIAEKTGICKVRPPPDWQPPFACDVDRLHFTPRIQRLNELEAQTRVKLNFLDQIAKFWELQGCSLKIPHVERKILDLYQLNKNVADEGGFDIVCRDRRWTAIALKMGFAPGKAVGSHLRSHYERLLYPYNLFQSGANLLAPELASKLMRLVSAPELDTFVQEPTLPVDTSDKECKPPDLTERQHFVEPTKSCCNSAHRAKRMRAEVDALVAQIHTHLSEELLLKPSGCVKTEPGTEPCENNRPNLRRRMGSFVAKPEPDIPILVKQEPIEPVSEADKNKSRYKKKPSLDAPPPAVSVVDLYMCLVCGSGSDEDRLLLCDGCDASYHTFCLIPPLHDIPKGDWRCPKCLAQECSKPQEAFGFEQAYRDYSLRAFGEMADSFKSDYFNMPVHMVPTELVEKEFWRLVSTIEEDVTVEYGADIASKEFGSGFPIKNGRFKVSEKDEKYLKCGWNLNNMAMMDPSVLTHVTADICGMTLPWLYVGMCFSSFCWHIEDHWSYSINYLHWGEPKTWYGAPGFAAEQLEAVMKKLAPELFQIQPDLLHQLVTIMNPNTLMSYGVPIYRTNQCAGEFVITFPRAYHSGFNQGFNFAEAVNFCTVDWMALGRQCVDHYRLLHRYCVFSHDEMICQMASKANSLDVVLASAVQKDMKDMVREEQDLRDKVRKMGVLRCEQAEYDLLQDDERQCAKCRTTCFLSAITCPCSPGQLVCLHHIQDLCSCPLTNYTLNYRFTLDDLYPMMNVVKQRAETYDEWASRVTETLEAKLDKKKSLSVFRSLINESESKMFPDNDLLRQLRLVTQDAEKCFSVAQQLLNGKRQTRYRCGGGKTQSQLTVQELRSFVRQLYNIPCSLPQAPKLKDLLNCIEDFQQRSEKVLMDEATSTAVIQSLLDVSFDFDVELPELPILRERLEQARWLEGVQQTSAQPSTLTLETMRRLIDQGVGLTPHPSVEKGMAHLQELLTVSEHWEEKTSILLKARPPPSIEVLSEAAEKVVGIPAYLPNCLMLKDSISRAREWLQEAEAFQDGESIPLFDKLSDMVLRGQAIPVQLDPLKHLEFLVTELQAWKESAAKTFLMKNSHFTLLEVLCPRFEVGAGSPKRKSKKAKDCSKKKMVKLDCLSDVEKALLETEDTTSALATLGEVRLREMWALSSLRAANESKLLPTADCMDLKVCVCQNPPMGAMLQCELCRDAFHSVCVRAPSDSRSTQAWLCPDCQRSEKPSLDKVLPLLASLQRIQVRLPEGDALHYLVERTVSWQQRARQVSASCGLPDLEESFRTSPSPVGKPPCLTPEWNRTSHDQMVFYTEQRCIPLQGLSVELEELMVEGLLLQVSLPEITQLYHVLLNGLGTHHTHGRTSQQEDDPSDCDKRKQCNSQGRSSPQKEDGLKKEVVNGAEKKAKRRLEREALETERRDKAKKLQNKRQKMNKEKNLERRAASTSSSPRSDFSQSDDSEEEMAMCPAEGCQQPEGDEVDWVQCDGSCNQWFHQVCVGVTAELAEKEDYVCVGCTIIDGR; encoded by the exons ATGACCCAGCCTCGGCCGGACGAGTTCAAGCCGCCTCAGGAGTGCCCAGTCTTCGAACCAAGCTGGGAGGAATTTGCCGATCCTTTTGCTTATATAAATAAGATCCGTCCAATTGCGGAAAAAACGGGTATTTGTAAGGTCCGCCCGCCTCCG GACTGGCAGCCTCCATTTGCATGTGATGTTGACAGACTGCACTTCACTCCTCGGATACAGAGGCTAAATGAACTGGAG GCACAGACCAGAGTTAAGCTTAACTTCTTGGACCAGATTGCAAAGTTCTGGGAGTTGCAGGGGTGTTCTCTGAAGATTCCTCATGTGGAAAGGAAGATATTGGACCTGTATCAACTCAACAAG AATGTTGCAGATGAGGGCGGATTTGATATTGTGTGTCGCGATAGACGTTGGACGGCGATTGCGCTTAAGATGGGCTTTGCTCCTGGCAAGGCTGTTGGCTCTCACTTACGGTCACACTATGAGAGACTTCTCTACCCCTACAACCTCTTCCAGAGCGGAGCCAACCTCCTG GCACCAGAGCTTGCGTCCAAGCTGATGCGCTTAGTGTCTGCTCCTGAACTTGACACG TTTGTCCAGGAGCCAACCCTGCCAGTTGACACGAGTGACAAGGAGTGTAAACCCCCTGACCTGACCGAGAGGCAGCACTTTGTTGAGCCAACCAAGTCCTGCTGCAACAGCGCCCACAGAGCAAAGCGAATGAGAGCTGAGGTGGATGCCCTTGTCGCACAGATCCACACACACTTGTCAGAAGAACTCCTCTTAAAACCA TCGGGTTGTGTGAAGACAGAACCAGGAACTGAACCCTGTGAAAACAACAGACCAAATCTGAGGAGGAGGATGGGCTCTTTTGTTGCCAAGCCCGAGCCAG ACATTCCCATTCTAGTGAAACAAGAACCCATCGAGCCGGTGAGCGAGGCAGACAAAAACAAGTCTCGATATAAGAAAAAACCCAGTCTTGATGCCCCACCTCCTGCAGTGAGTGTA GTGGACCTGTATATGTGTCTGGTGTGTGGCAGCGGGAGTGACGAGGATCGTCTTCTGTTGTGTGATGGCTGTGACGCCAGTTACCACACCTTCTGTCTCATACCCCCTCTGCACGACATCCCCAAAGGAGACTGGAGGTGCCCCAAGTGCCTGGCTCAA GAGTGCAGCAAACCTCAGGAGGCATTTGGCTTTGAGCAGGCATACAGGGACTACTCTTTGCGGGCTTTTGGAGAAATGGCAGACTCCTTCAAATCTGATTACTTCAACATGCCCGTTCAT aTGGTTCCCACAGAGTTGGTGGAAAAAGAGTTCTGGCGCTTGGTGAGCACCATCGAAGAGGACGTCACAGTGGAGTACGGAGCAGATATAGCCTCCAAGGAGTTTGGGAGCGGATTCCCCATCAAGAATGGAAGATTTAAGGTTTCAGAAAAGGATGAG AAGTACCTGAAGTGTGGCTGGAACCTGAACAACATGGCGATGATGGACCCGTCAGTGTTGACTCATGTCACAGCAGACATCTGTGGGATGACTCTACCTTGGCTCTATGTAGGCATGTGCTTCTCCTCCTTCTGCTGGCACATCGAGGACCACTGGAGCTACTCCATCAACTACCTGCACTG GGGGGAGCCAAAGACATGGTATGGAGCACCTGGCTTTGCTGCGGAACAGCTGGAGGCTGTGATGAAGAAACTAGCTCCAGAGCTGTTTCAGATTCAGCCAGATCTCCTCCACCAGCTGGTCACCATCATGAACCCTAACACCCTCATGTCCTACGGGGTTCCG ATTTACAGAACCAATCAGTGTGCTGGTGAGTTTGTCATCACTTTCCCCAGAGCCTATCACAGTGGTTTTAACCAAGGTTTTAACTTCGCTGAGGCTGTCAACTTCTGTACTGTGGACTGG ATGGCATTAGGCCGCCAATGCGTTGACCACTACAGACTGCTGCATCGGTACTGTGTTTTCTCCCACGACGAGATGATCTGCCAGATGGCCTCCAAGGCCAACAGTCTGGACGTGGTCCTGGCGTCGGCTGTCCAGAAGGATATGAAGGATATGGTCAGAGAGGAACAGGACCTACGAGATAAAGTCCGCAAGATG GGGGTGTTGCGTTGTGAGCAGGCGGAGTACGATCTCCTGCAGGATGATGAGCGGCAGTGTGCCAAATGTAGGACCACCTGTTTCCTGTCTGCCATCACCTGCCCCTGCAGCcccggccagctggtctgtctCCACCACATCCAGGACCTCTGCTCCTGCCCCCTCACCAACTACACACTGAA TTATAGATTTACACTGGATGATCTGTACCCCATGATGAACGTGGTAAAGCAGCGAGCTGAGACCTACGACGAGTGGGCATCCCGCGTGACGGAGACTCTGGAGGCTAAGTTGGACAAGAAAAAAA GCTTGTCAGTCTTCCGCTCCCTCATTAACGAATCAGAGTCCAAGATGTTCCCTGACAATGACCTCTTGCGTCAGCTCCGTTTAGTCACACAGGATGCAGAGAAGTGCTTCTCAGTGGCCCAGCAGCTACTCAACGGCAAAAGGCAGACTAG GTATCGGTGTGGTGGGGGGAAGACCCAGAGCCAGCTGACCGTGCAGGAGCTGAGGTCATTTGTCAGGCAGCTTTACAACATCCCTTGCAGCCTTCCTCAAGCCCCCAAATTAAAG GATCTCTTGAATTGCATCGAAGACTTCCAGCAGCGCAGTGAGAAAGTTCTGATGGATGAGGCCACCAGCACAGCGGTGATCCAGAGTCTTCTAGATGTTAGCTTTGACTTTGATGTGGAGCTGCCTGAACTTCCAATACTACGGGAGAGGCTGGAGCAAGCCCGTTGGCTGGAGGGTGTGCAGCAGACCAGCGCCCAGCCCTCCACCCTCACCCTGGAGACCATGCGGAGGCTGATAGACCAGGGCGTGGGCCTGACCCCTCACCCCTCCGTGGAGAAGGGCATGGCTCATCTGCAGGAGCTACTCACGGTGTCTGAACATTGGGAGGAAAAGACCAGCATCCTCCTCAAGGCCAG GCCCCCCCCATCTATAGAAGTCCTCTCTGAAGCAGCTGAGAAGGTGGTGGGTATACCTGCTTACCTCCCCAATTGTCTGATGCTGAAGGACTCCATCAGTAGGGCCAGGGAATGGCTTCAGGAAGCAGAGGCATTTCAG GATGGAGAGTCCATTCCATTGTTTGACAAGCTCTCTGATATGGTTCTACGAGGACAAGCCATCCCAGTCCAGCTGGACCCTCTAAAGCATCTGGAGTTTCTGGTAACAGAGCTGCAGGCCTGGAAAGAGTCTGCAGCTAAAACCTTCCTCATGAAAAACTCTCACTTCACTCTGCTTGAG GTTCTGTGTCCAAGATTTGAGGTTGGAGCAGGGTCCCCGAAAAGGAAGTCGAAAAAAGCTAAAGACTGCAGTAAGAAGAAGATGGTGAAGCTAGACTGTCTCAGTGATGTGGAAAAAGCCCTCTTAGAGACTGAGGACACTACCTCAGCT CTGGCAACTCTCGGGGAAGTGCGGTTACGGGAGATGTgggccctctcctccctccgggCAGCTAACGAGTCCAAGCTCCTCCCCACGGCAGACTGCATGGacctgaaggtgtgtgtgtgtcagaatccCCCCATGGGAGCCATGTTACAGTGTGAGCTCTGCCGGGACGCCTTCCACAGCGTGTGTGTGAGGGCTCCCTCAGACTCCCGTTCAACCCAGGCCTGGCTGTGTCCAGACTGCCAACGCTCGGAGAAGCCCTCCCTGGACAAGGTCCTGCCCTTGCTGGCGTCACTGCAGCGTATCCAGGTGCGTCTACCGGAAGGCGATGCGCTTCACTATTTGGTTGAGAGAACAGTCAGCTGGCAACAGCGAGCGCGACAGGTCTCTGCCTCCTGTGGCCTTCCAGACCTGGAGGAGAGCTTTAGAACTTCACCATCTCCGGTTGGAAAG cCACCATGTTTGACTCCAGAGTGGAACAGGACAAGTCATGATCAGATGGTCTTCTACACCGAGCAACGATGCATTCCTCTGCAGG GTCTGAGTGTGGAGCTGGAGGAGCTGATGGTGGAAGGGCTCCTGCTGCAGGTGTCTCTGCCAGAGATCACACAGCTCTACCACGTGTTACTGAACGGGCTGGGAACGCATCACACCCACGGACGCACGTCACAGCAAGAGGACGACCCCTCGGACTGTGACAAACGCAAGCAGTGCAACTCTCAGGGAAGAAGCTCTCCAcaaaaagag GATGGCCTGAAAAAGGAAGTAGTTAACGGAGCAGAGAAGAAGGCCAAGCGACGCCTGGAGAGGGAGGCTCTGGAGACAGAGCGCAGGGACAAGGCCAAGAAGCTCCAAAACAAGAGACAGAAAATGAACAAGGAGAAGAACCTGGAACGTAGGGCAGCCTCGACCTCCTCATCTCCTCGTTCCGACTTCTCCCAGTCAGACGACTCTGAAGAGGAGATGGCCATGTGTCCAGCAGAGGGATGCCAGCAGCCAGAAGGAGATGAG GTGGACTGGGTCCAGTGTGACGGCAGCTGTAACCAGTGGTTCCACCAGGTCTGTGTGGGTGTGACAGCCGAGTTGGCTGAGAAAGAGGACTATGTGTGTGTCGGCTGTACAATAATCGATGGCCGCTGA